The following are encoded together in the Salvia hispanica cultivar TCC Black 2014 chromosome 6, UniMelb_Shisp_WGS_1.0, whole genome shotgun sequence genome:
- the LOC125195990 gene encoding putative ALA-interacting subunit 2 isoform X3: MEEGRSTAPGIEADPVSLSQRRSNFIYQFTQQSLPACKPVLSPVWVVSVFFVVGVLFIPVGIGCLHASRSVVEIVYRYDVECIPAPFRGNKLAYIANDFISKNCTKHLQVPRSMKAPIYIYYQLDSYYQNHRRYYKSRSERQLLHGLEYPDIGSCAPEDVINGLPVVPCGLVAWSMFNDTFSFFRGVDELNVNRKNIAWKSDRDYKFGKHVFPFNFQNGSLIGGARLDPNISLSDQEDLIVWMRTSALPSFRKLYGRIEEDLDADDTISVKLLNNYNTYSFSGSKKIVLSTSSWLGGHNNFLGIAYLSVGSSFIFVAFLFLMLHIQNPRSYVDTSNISWNRKHIYD, from the exons ATGGAGGAAGGGAGGTCCACGGCACCTGGAATCGAAGCTGATCCAGTGTCATTGAGCCAACGCCGCTCCAatt TCATATACCAGTTTACTCAACAAAGTCTACCAGCTTGTAAACCTGTCCTATCACCTGTGTGG GTGGTTTCGGTATTTTTCGTGGTCGGGGTGTTATTTATCCCAGTTGGGATTGGCTGTCTTCATGCTTCAAGAAGT GTTGTTGAAATTGTCTATAGATATGATGTTGAATGCATTCCAGCGCCATTCAGAGGCAACAAACTGGCATACATTGCAAATGATTTCATTTCCAAAAATTGCACCAAACACCTGCAG GTTCCCAGGAGTATGAAAGCTCCAATATACATCTACTACCAGCTTGATAGCTACTACCAGAACCATAGACG GTATTATAAGAGCCGAAGTGAGCGGCAGCTCTTGCATGGATTAGAGTACCCTGATATAGGTTCGTGTGCACCAGAGGATGTTATCAATGGTCTCCCAGTTGTCCCATGTGGCCTGGTTGCTTGGAGTATGTTCAATGACACGTTCTCTTTCTTCCGGGGAGTAGACGAATTAAATGTCAACAGGAAGAACATTGCATGGAAGAGTGACCGTGATTATAAATTTGGAAAGCATGTTTTTCCCTTCAATTTTCAGAATGGAAGTCTAATCGGTGGTGCAAGACTTGACCCCAATATTTCT CTAAGTGATCAAGAGGATCTTATTGTATGGATGCGCACTTCTGCTCTCCCATCTTTCCGGAAGTTGTATGGAAGAATTGAAGAGGATTTAGATGCTGATGATACAATCTCCGTCAAACTTCTGAACAACTACAATACCTACAGTTTCAGTGGCAGCAAGAAGATTGTTCTCTCAACATCAAGTTGGTTAGGAGGCCATAATAATTTCCTGGGGATAGCCTACCTTTCTGTTGGCTCGTCTTTTATATTTGTCGCCTTTCTCTTCCTAATGCTTCATATACAAAATCCAAG ATCATATGTTGATACGAGTAATATATCATGGAATCGGAAGCACATATACGATTAA
- the LOC125195990 gene encoding putative ALA-interacting subunit 2 isoform X2 gives MEEGRSTAPGIEADPVSLSQRRSNCMFIYQFTQQSLPACKPVLSPVWVVSVFFVVGVLFIPVGIGCLHASRSVVEIVYRYDVECIPAPFRGNKLAYIANDFISKNCTKHLQVPRSMKAPIYIYYQLDSYYQNHRRYYKSRSERQLLHGLEYPDIGSCAPEDVINGLPVVPCGLVAWSMFNDTFSFFRGVDELNVNRKNIAWKSDRDYKFGKHVFPFNFQNGSLIGGARLDPNISLSDQEDLIVWMRTSALPSFRKLYGRIEEDLDADDTISVKLLNNYNTYSFSGSKKIVLSTSSWLGGHNNFLGIAYLSVGSSFIFVAFLFLMLHIQNPRMKSPFFLLRTNHMIIC, from the exons ATGGAGGAAGGGAGGTCCACGGCACCTGGAATCGAAGCTGATCCAGTGTCATTGAGCCAACGCCGCTCCAattgtatgt TCATATACCAGTTTACTCAACAAAGTCTACCAGCTTGTAAACCTGTCCTATCACCTGTGTGG GTGGTTTCGGTATTTTTCGTGGTCGGGGTGTTATTTATCCCAGTTGGGATTGGCTGTCTTCATGCTTCAAGAAGT GTTGTTGAAATTGTCTATAGATATGATGTTGAATGCATTCCAGCGCCATTCAGAGGCAACAAACTGGCATACATTGCAAATGATTTCATTTCCAAAAATTGCACCAAACACCTGCAG GTTCCCAGGAGTATGAAAGCTCCAATATACATCTACTACCAGCTTGATAGCTACTACCAGAACCATAGACG GTATTATAAGAGCCGAAGTGAGCGGCAGCTCTTGCATGGATTAGAGTACCCTGATATAGGTTCGTGTGCACCAGAGGATGTTATCAATGGTCTCCCAGTTGTCCCATGTGGCCTGGTTGCTTGGAGTATGTTCAATGACACGTTCTCTTTCTTCCGGGGAGTAGACGAATTAAATGTCAACAGGAAGAACATTGCATGGAAGAGTGACCGTGATTATAAATTTGGAAAGCATGTTTTTCCCTTCAATTTTCAGAATGGAAGTCTAATCGGTGGTGCAAGACTTGACCCCAATATTTCT CTAAGTGATCAAGAGGATCTTATTGTATGGATGCGCACTTCTGCTCTCCCATCTTTCCGGAAGTTGTATGGAAGAATTGAAGAGGATTTAGATGCTGATGATACAATCTCCGTCAAACTTCTGAACAACTACAATACCTACAGTTTCAGTGGCAGCAAGAAGATTGTTCTCTCAACATCAAGTTGGTTAGGAGGCCATAATAATTTCCTGGGGATAGCCTACCTTTCTGTTGGCTCGTCTTTTATATTTGTCGCCTTTCTCTTCCTAATGCTTCATATACAAAATCCAAG GATGAAGAGCCCATTTTTTCTCTTGAGGACCAATCATATG ATCATATGTTGA
- the LOC125195990 gene encoding putative ALA-interacting subunit 2 isoform X1, which produces MEEGRSTAPGIEADPVSLSQRRSNCMFIYQFTQQSLPACKPVLSPVWVVSVFFVVGVLFIPVGIGCLHASRSVVEIVYRYDVECIPAPFRGNKLAYIANDFISKNCTKHLQVPRSMKAPIYIYYQLDSYYQNHRRYYKSRSERQLLHGLEYPDIGSCAPEDVINGLPVVPCGLVAWSMFNDTFSFFRGVDELNVNRKNIAWKSDRDYKFGKHVFPFNFQNGSLIGGARLDPNISLSDQEDLIVWMRTSALPSFRKLYGRIEEDLDADDTISVKLLNNYNTYSFSGSKKIVLSTSSWLGGHNNFLGIAYLSVGSSFIFVAFLFLMLHIQNPRSYVDTSNISWNRKHIYD; this is translated from the exons ATGGAGGAAGGGAGGTCCACGGCACCTGGAATCGAAGCTGATCCAGTGTCATTGAGCCAACGCCGCTCCAattgtatgt TCATATACCAGTTTACTCAACAAAGTCTACCAGCTTGTAAACCTGTCCTATCACCTGTGTGG GTGGTTTCGGTATTTTTCGTGGTCGGGGTGTTATTTATCCCAGTTGGGATTGGCTGTCTTCATGCTTCAAGAAGT GTTGTTGAAATTGTCTATAGATATGATGTTGAATGCATTCCAGCGCCATTCAGAGGCAACAAACTGGCATACATTGCAAATGATTTCATTTCCAAAAATTGCACCAAACACCTGCAG GTTCCCAGGAGTATGAAAGCTCCAATATACATCTACTACCAGCTTGATAGCTACTACCAGAACCATAGACG GTATTATAAGAGCCGAAGTGAGCGGCAGCTCTTGCATGGATTAGAGTACCCTGATATAGGTTCGTGTGCACCAGAGGATGTTATCAATGGTCTCCCAGTTGTCCCATGTGGCCTGGTTGCTTGGAGTATGTTCAATGACACGTTCTCTTTCTTCCGGGGAGTAGACGAATTAAATGTCAACAGGAAGAACATTGCATGGAAGAGTGACCGTGATTATAAATTTGGAAAGCATGTTTTTCCCTTCAATTTTCAGAATGGAAGTCTAATCGGTGGTGCAAGACTTGACCCCAATATTTCT CTAAGTGATCAAGAGGATCTTATTGTATGGATGCGCACTTCTGCTCTCCCATCTTTCCGGAAGTTGTATGGAAGAATTGAAGAGGATTTAGATGCTGATGATACAATCTCCGTCAAACTTCTGAACAACTACAATACCTACAGTTTCAGTGGCAGCAAGAAGATTGTTCTCTCAACATCAAGTTGGTTAGGAGGCCATAATAATTTCCTGGGGATAGCCTACCTTTCTGTTGGCTCGTCTTTTATATTTGTCGCCTTTCTCTTCCTAATGCTTCATATACAAAATCCAAG ATCATATGTTGATACGAGTAATATATCATGGAATCGGAAGCACATATACGATTAA
- the LOC125195226 gene encoding putative late blight resistance protein homolog R1A-10 gives MAAYSALVSLEKHLKQLLINSDQFPLHDQLQSLYNAISTLQKSIETIFPAPKQHRHTATTLQTLIRDVIYHAQDALDSFLSVKSPTFSFAPITQSIHPIANQAQSLADSIRKLIGAATDDEIPPPPRSYLVTRTFRIVGQERDKQLLTEKLASHEHTLQILPISGMAGIGKTTLARSLYDDRNIMKSFKIRAWVTVSQDYHVGDILARLLNSMDKRGEKAGARVYEGSDYCKLRVDVHQTLYDYKYLVVIDDMWDIATWDILKNSFPDNKNGSRIVLTTRVESIAEAAKSSSFFHKMQTLDEENSWILLCDRAFEGNPSPPHLEKIGRGIANNCQGLPLSLTVIGGLLSQERQTEEYWQTIEEDTNAAAAKGEEAYLEILLLSYNHLPCQLKGCFLYLGAFPEDSDIPLSKLSKLWIGEGFLVVTERQGRLEKVAEDYLMDLTQRNLITVRKISSSGRIKTCGLHDSLHDLAVKESGTEKFFHSVRRYGNAQILEEVAKSQRRVSVHKNILICLKDVYHSAKLISDARTLIYAGSHHHHPMPLFLSYDLLRVLDAYTVYFIRFPRELAHLIHLRYLSLTYNGKLASTLSNLQNLQILIVRRQPRIIYVGKSFLPDEFWGMQQLRHLVMTETDLPKIPETPLFENLQSLTNINAASCTRGVLKRMPNLKKLSMWVEKAGVVSLYPDELKQLEVFKFTVLNPSPSKKIEFESEFDLPPKLRKLSLSGCGLPWEALGVVAKLEHLEVLKL, from the coding sequence ATGGCAGCTTATTCCGCCCTAGTTTCCTTAGAGAAGCATCTGAAGCAGCTCCTGATCAACTCCGACCAATTCCCTCTCCACGATCAACTCCAATCCTTGTACAATGCCATCTCCACCTTGCAAAAATCCATCGAAACGATCTTCCCCGCCCCCAAACAGCACCGCCATACTGCAACCACCCTCCAAACCCTAATCCGAGACGTAATCTACCACGCGCAAGACGCCCTCGATTCCTTCCTCTCCGTCAAATCCCCCACCTTCTCCTTCGCACCAATAACACAATCAATCCACCCCATCGCAAATCAGGCGCAATCGCTCGCCGATTCAATCCGCAAACTCATCGGCGCCGCCACCGACGACGAAATCCCTCCGCCGCCCCGATCCTACCTCGTCACCCGCACATTCCGCATCGTAGGGCAGGAGAGAGACAAGCAGCTCCTCACCGAAAAGCTCGCCAGCCATGAACACACGCTCCAAATCCTCCCAATCAGCGGGATGGCCGGCATCGGTAAGACTACTCTCGCTCGAAGCCTTTACGACGATCGTAACATTATGAAAAGCTTCAAAATTCGCGCTTGGGTCACTGTATCCCAGGATTACCACGTCGGTGATATTTTAGCTAGATTGTTGAATTCGATGGATAAAAGGGGTGAGAAAGCCGGAGCAAGAGTGTATGAAGGCAGCGATTATTGTAAGCTCAGGGTTGATGTTCATCAGACCTTGTACGATTACAAATATCTAGTTGTGATTGATGATATGTGGGATATTGCTACTTGGGATATTCTGAAGAATTCGTTTCCGGATAACAAAAACGGAAGTCGAATTGTTCTCACTACGAGAGTCGAGTCCATAGCTGAAGCTGCGAAATCCTCTAGTTTTTTCCATAAGATGCAGACTCTAGATGAAGAAAACAGCTGGATTTTGCTCTGTGACAGGGCGTTTGAAGGGAATCCATCCCCTCCTCACTTGGAGAAGATCGGTAGGGGGATTGCCAACAATTGTCAAggcctccctctctctctaaccGTCATCGGAGGTCTCCTCTCTCAAGAGCGGCAGACGGAGGAGTACTGGCAGACCATCGAGGAGGACACCAACGCTGCAGCTGCCAAAGGCGAAGAGGCCTACTTGGAGATTCTGCTTTTGAGCTACAATCACTTGCCTTGTCAACTCAAGGGATGTTTCCTTTATTTGGGAGCTTTTCCTGAAGATAGTGACATCCCTCTCTCTAAACTGTCAAAGCTATGGATTGGAGAGGGATTTCTGGTGGTAACCGAGCGCCAGGGGAGGCTGGAGAAGGTCGCGGAGGATTACTTGATGGATCTTACTCAGAGGAATCTGATCACGGTTCGCAAGATTAGTTCAAGTGGGAGGATTAAGACTTGTGGATTGCACGACAGTCTGCACGATCTAGCTGTGAAGGAGTCAGGGACGGAGAAGTTCTTTCACTCTGTAAGGAGGTATGGAAACGCGCAAATATTAGAGGAAGTTGCCAAGAGTCAGAGGCGTGTGTCTGTTCATAAAAACATACTCATTTGCTTGAAGGATGTTTATCACAGTGCAAAATTGATTTCAGATGCAAGAACTCTGATCTATGCTGGATCGCATCATCATCATCCGATGCCCTTGTTTCTGAGTTATGATCTGCTCAGGGTGTTGGATGCTTATACAGTTTACTTCATCCGGTTCCCGCGGGAATTGGCTCATTTGATTCATTTGAGGTATTTGTCTTTGACATATAATGGGAAGCTTGCATCAACATTGTCCAACCttcaaaatcttcaaatcttgaTTGTTCGCAGACAGCCTAGAATCATATATGTGGGGAAATCGTTTCTGCCTGATGAATTCTGGGGGATGCAGCAGTTAAGGCATCTTGTAATGACAGAAACCGATCTTCCCAAAATCCCAGAGACTCCTCTCTTTGAAAACCTCCAATCTCTTACAAATATCAATGCTGCTTCTTGCACCAGAGGGGTTCTGAAAAGGATGCCtaatttgaaaaagttgaGTATGTGGGTTGAAAAGGCGGGCGTGGTAAGCCTTTACCCGGATGAGCTCAAGCAGCTCGAGGTGTTCAAGTTCACTGTCTTGAATCCCAGTCCtagcaaaaaaattgaattcgAATCTGAATTCGACCTGCCTCCAAAACTGAGGAAGCTGAGTTTAAGCGGCTGTGGACTTCCTTGGGAGGCACTGGGAGTTGTGGCGAAGCTGGAACATCTTGAAGTCTTGAAACTGTGA
- the LOC125195227 gene encoding uncharacterized protein LOC125195227 yields the protein MEDLPHHFFTDIFGGAPRPRSIFSHQISANASFYDDVFCPTEEAPPPPSLRRRGRNLPLFDIPSLQLNQKSRSFVHIFGLDAKKKKKEKRLYSEYDDVAMSAAKLRAMDIKTKWNSTRNGDSDHKKWALFSDLDCDNKLGGCPPRIEENVTNMEQIKAEIIDEEMEIDEDDFVSSYVIDLDCCSRETASAYVPSDVDEAIAWAKQRFHSQEKPTLATGVMDDESRGVEKEDDKSIVDEKIRLWLSGKESDIRLLLSSLHQIVWPNSGWMAIPLAKLMESSQVKKAYQKAILCLHPDKLQQRGASLIHKYIAHKVFAALQDAWTSFSSLDVSKIY from the exons atggaGGATCTCCCTCACCACTTCTTCACTGACATTTTCGGTGGTGCCCCGCGCCCACGTAGCATATTCTCCCACCAAATATCCGCCAACGCTAGCTTCTACGATGACGTCTTCTGCCCGACGGAGgaggcgccgccgccgccgtcgctGAGGCGGAGGGGACGGAATTTGCCCCTTTTTGATATTCCTTCGTTGCAGCTTAACCAAAAGAGTCGTTCCTTCGTACACATTTTTGGGTTGGAtgcgaagaagaagaagaaggagaagaggTTGTATTCCGAATACGACGACGTTGCTATGTCAGCGGCGAAGCTCAG AGCAATGGACATCAAGACCAAGTGGAATTCCACGAGAAACGGAGATTCCGATCATAAAAAGTGGGCACTATTTTCCGATTTGGATTGTGATAACAAATTAGGGGGCTGCCCTCCTCGAATCGAGGAAAATGTTACTAACATGGAGCAGATAAAAGCAGAaataattgatgaagaaatggaAATTGATGAAGATGATTTTGTGAGCTCATACGTTATAGATCTTGATTGTTGCAGTAGAGAAACTGCAAGTGCTTATGTACCGAGCGACGTTGATGAAGCGATCGCGTGGGCCAAGCAAAGGTTTCACTCCCAAGAGAAACCCACACTTG CCACAGGAGTGATGGATGATGAGTCAAGAGGGGTTGAG AAAGAGGATGATAAGAGCATAGTTGATGAAAAGATAAGGTTGTGGTTGAGCGGCAAGGAATCCGATATCCGGCTGCTATTGTCCTCCCTTCATCAGATCGTATGGCCTAACAGCGGGTGGATGGCGATCCCTCTAGCGAAACTAATGGAGAGCTCCCAAGTGAAGAAAGCTTATCAAAAAGCAATTCTATGCCTACATCCAGACAAGCTTCAGCAAAGAGGAGCATCACTCATACACAAGTACATTGCACACAAAGTCTTCGCCGCTCTTCAA GATGCTTGGACATCATTTAGCTCCCTGGATGTCTCCAAAATCTATTGA